In one Cystobacter fuscus DSM 2262 genomic region, the following are encoded:
- a CDS encoding serine/threonine-protein kinase, translating to MTRQVGKYQLIRKLAVGDTAEVFLAKAAGPWGFEKTVAVKCILPHLAREPSFVELFLSEARLAARLTHPNIVQIFDFGEADGSSFLAMEYVDGPSLRTLVRRASARRLSLPPVVCARLISQACEALAFAHDFVDPDTGEPLGLIHRDVSPDHLLLSLQGTVKVVDFGITRASGRSHRTRGGIGPGRRAYMAPEQLRARHLDRRVDVYALGVVLQELLTLHEPSSTNPRLREEPVPLVHSPVHSRPEVPESLQRILDRALARERHQRYPDCHALQTELEDFILAEGRTVTTQQVAQLVHRATSGTGLPAQRLSRAVAPRPPRLAPIAPPRESASARALDSTPEWRPLPDGWAESGALTTLSEHPVAPLAVALPVYPPPPALAQTLARTRPPPGAWSWTRQVLVGGLLFVAGGGLLPWKRSTARERVESSVVELPRALSATPPTEPSPRALEQVPRELALGVEEVAAFAEPAAPPPATRERIARSVKSRRPFPAALGRLDVRAHPQAVYAVVSVDGRPSGTTPLDKALELPVGTYTVTLTSPTLAKTVIRRVEVKPGMTTPLTVSFLQEE from the coding sequence GTGACACGGCAGGTCGGCAAGTATCAGCTCATCCGCAAGCTCGCCGTGGGGGACACCGCCGAGGTGTTCCTCGCCAAGGCCGCCGGGCCCTGGGGCTTCGAGAAGACGGTGGCGGTGAAGTGCATCCTGCCGCACCTGGCCCGGGAGCCCTCCTTCGTGGAGCTGTTCCTCTCCGAGGCCCGCCTGGCCGCCCGGCTCACCCACCCGAACATCGTGCAGATCTTCGACTTCGGCGAGGCCGATGGCTCCTCCTTCCTGGCCATGGAGTACGTCGATGGGCCGAGTCTGCGCACGCTCGTGCGGCGCGCCTCGGCCCGGCGCCTGTCCCTGCCTCCCGTGGTCTGTGCCCGGCTCATCTCCCAGGCCTGTGAGGCGCTGGCCTTCGCCCATGACTTCGTGGACCCGGACACGGGCGAGCCCCTGGGCCTCATCCACCGGGACGTGAGCCCGGATCACCTCCTGCTGTCGCTTCAGGGCACGGTGAAGGTGGTGGACTTCGGCATCACCCGGGCCTCCGGCCGGAGCCATCGGACCCGCGGTGGCATCGGCCCGGGCAGGCGCGCGTACATGGCGCCCGAGCAACTGCGCGCCCGGCACCTGGACCGGCGCGTGGATGTGTATGCGCTCGGGGTGGTGCTCCAGGAGCTGCTCACGCTCCACGAGCCCTCGTCGACGAATCCCCGCCTCCGCGAGGAGCCCGTGCCCCTGGTGCACTCCCCAGTGCACTCCCGGCCCGAGGTGCCCGAGTCCCTCCAACGCATCCTCGACCGGGCGCTCGCCCGGGAGCGCCACCAGCGCTACCCGGATTGTCATGCGCTCCAGACGGAGCTGGAGGACTTCATCCTCGCGGAGGGCAGGACCGTGACGACGCAGCAGGTGGCCCAGCTCGTCCACCGGGCCACCTCGGGCACGGGCCTGCCCGCGCAGCGGCTCTCCCGGGCCGTCGCGCCCCGCCCCCCGCGGCTCGCGCCCATCGCCCCACCCCGGGAGAGCGCATCGGCGCGCGCCCTGGACTCGACTCCCGAGTGGCGCCCCCTCCCAGATGGGTGGGCCGAGTCGGGCGCGCTCACGACGCTGTCCGAGCACCCGGTGGCTCCCCTGGCGGTGGCCCTCCCCGTGTACCCGCCCCCGCCCGCCCTGGCGCAGACGCTCGCGCGCACCCGACCGCCGCCCGGGGCCTGGTCGTGGACGCGGCAGGTGCTCGTCGGCGGCCTGCTGTTCGTGGCGGGTGGCGGCCTGCTGCCGTGGAAGCGGAGCACGGCCCGGGAGCGTGTGGAGTCCTCGGTGGTGGAGTTGCCGCGGGCCCTCTCCGCGACTCCTCCCACCGAGCCCTCCCCGCGAGCCCTGGAGCAGGTGCCTCGGGAGTTGGCCCTGGGGGTGGAGGAAGTGGCTGCCTTCGCGGAGCCCGCCGCGCCTCCGCCCGCCACCCGTGAGCGCATCGCGCGCTCCGTCAAATCCAGACGTCCCTTCCCCGCGGCGCTGGGCCGTCTGGATGTGCGCGCGCACCCCCAGGCCGTCTATGCCGTCGTCTCCGTGGATGGGCGGCCG
- a CDS encoding NAD(P)H-dependent flavin oxidoreductase: MNRSTAWSRLAALLGVEHPIIQAPMAGGATTPELVAAASNAGGLGSTGAAYLKPEDIVKHSRRVRELTDRPFAINLFVPPPPPAEVAPDRMLAVLAGYHARLGLAPPQPPTSPMPSFEEQVDAVAESGARVVSFVFGVPPAGVLARLKARGMVLAGTATTVREAKLLEAAGVDFIVTQGSEAGGHRGTFAGPVEKSLVGTMALVPQVADAVGPPVVASGGLMDGRGIRAARALGAAGVQLGTAFLTCPESGIAPVYKAALREAQDDATVVTRAFSGRPARGLANDFTEALSDSPDILPFPLQHAATTPLRAASAARGDPRYMALWAGQAAALSRGLPAAELMRALIEESEREA; encoded by the coding sequence ATGAACCGGTCCACCGCTTGGAGTCGGCTCGCCGCGTTGCTGGGCGTCGAGCATCCCATCATCCAGGCCCCCATGGCGGGGGGCGCCACCACCCCGGAGTTGGTCGCCGCCGCGTCGAACGCGGGCGGACTGGGCTCGACGGGCGCGGCCTACCTCAAGCCCGAGGACATCGTGAAGCACTCGCGGCGGGTGCGCGAGCTCACCGATCGCCCCTTCGCCATCAACCTCTTCGTGCCCCCGCCGCCGCCCGCCGAGGTCGCGCCGGACCGGATGCTGGCGGTGCTCGCGGGCTACCATGCGCGACTCGGGCTCGCCCCTCCCCAGCCCCCCACCTCCCCCATGCCCTCCTTCGAGGAGCAGGTGGACGCCGTCGCGGAGAGCGGCGCGCGCGTCGTCAGTTTCGTCTTCGGGGTGCCGCCCGCGGGAGTGCTCGCGCGGCTGAAGGCAAGGGGGATGGTGCTCGCCGGGACGGCCACCACCGTGCGGGAGGCGAAGCTGCTGGAGGCCGCGGGCGTGGACTTCATCGTCACGCAGGGCAGCGAGGCCGGGGGACACCGGGGCACGTTCGCGGGGCCCGTGGAGAAGTCCCTGGTGGGCACGATGGCACTGGTGCCGCAAGTGGCCGACGCCGTGGGCCCGCCGGTGGTCGCGAGCGGAGGCCTCATGGATGGGCGGGGCATCCGCGCCGCGCGGGCGCTCGGGGCGGCGGGCGTGCAACTGGGCACCGCGTTCCTCACCTGCCCGGAGTCGGGCATCGCTCCCGTCTACAAGGCCGCGCTCCGGGAGGCGCAGGACGACGCGACCGTGGTGACGCGCGCCTTCTCCGGCCGTCCGGCCCGGGGGCTCGCCAATGACTTCACCGAGGCCCTGAGCGACTCGCCGGACATCCTTCCCTTTCCCCTCCAGCACGCGGCCACCACGCCGCTGCGCGCGGCCTCGGCGGCGCGAGGGGACCCCCGCTACATGGCGCTGTGGGCGGGACAGGCCGCCGCGCTGTCGCGGGGCCTGCCCGCGGCGGAGTTGATGCGCGCGCTCATCGAGGAGTCCGAGCGCGAGGCCTGA
- a CDS encoding LysR substrate-binding domain-containing protein has protein sequence MDAAELKVFEAVARTGGIGRAAQELHTVQSNVTARIRRLEEELGVPLFDRHSRGVKLTSAGERLLPYATQAERLMSEARQAVADGPEPHGTLSLGSLETTAALRLTPILVAYTRECPQVDVSLRTGTTQGLVADVLEHRLEGAFVAGPVRHRELLEEPVVTEELVLVTAPGVRLEDLPGMSGGPKVLVFRTGCTYRQHLEHFLASRGLKALRTLELGTLDGILGCVSAGMGLTLLPRAVVEAAWRAGSVAVHALPASRSRVTTVFIRRREGFTSRALLRFIDCAQRIHGGR, from the coding sequence ATGGACGCAGCCGAACTCAAGGTCTTCGAGGCCGTCGCCCGCACGGGGGGAATCGGCCGGGCGGCGCAGGAGCTGCACACGGTGCAGTCCAATGTCACCGCGCGCATCCGCCGGTTGGAGGAGGAGCTGGGCGTGCCGCTGTTCGACCGGCACAGCCGCGGCGTGAAGCTCACCAGCGCGGGGGAGCGGCTGCTGCCCTACGCCACCCAGGCCGAGCGGCTCATGAGCGAGGCGCGCCAGGCCGTGGCGGACGGCCCCGAGCCCCACGGCACGCTGAGCCTGGGCTCACTGGAGACGACCGCCGCGCTGCGCCTCACGCCCATCCTCGTCGCGTACACCCGGGAGTGCCCCCAGGTGGATGTCTCGCTGCGCACCGGCACCACCCAGGGGCTCGTCGCGGACGTGCTGGAGCACCGGCTGGAGGGCGCCTTCGTGGCGGGGCCGGTGCGCCACCGCGAGCTCCTCGAGGAGCCCGTGGTCACCGAGGAGCTGGTGCTCGTCACGGCGCCCGGCGTGCGCCTCGAGGATCTCCCGGGGATGAGCGGAGGCCCCAAGGTGCTCGTCTTCCGCACCGGCTGCACCTACCGCCAGCACCTCGAGCACTTCCTGGCCTCGCGCGGGCTCAAGGCGCTGCGCACGCTCGAGCTCGGCACGCTGGATGGCATCCTCGGCTGCGTGAGCGCGGGCATGGGCCTCACGCTGCTGCCGCGCGCCGTGGTGGAGGCGGCCTGGCGCGCGGGCTCGGTCGCCGTGCATGCCCTGCCCGCCTCGCGCTCGCGCGTCACCACCGTCTTCATCCGCCGGCGCGAGGGCTTCACCTCCCGGGCCCTCCTGCGCTTCATCGACTGTGCCCAGCGCATCCACGGGGGCCGCTGA
- a CDS encoding phytoene desaturase family protein — MNWYDAVVVGAGFGGLATALELTQRGARVALCETLNYPGGCASTFHRDGYAFEAGATLFSGLGEQQLFGRWVRQLGLDVTVDWMDPLVELRTPGMRLDVFRDRERLLARLCAFPDAPARALRDFFTLQRHVADALWPLFDEPTLLPPLDVRALLHHASRALRYTPLLRWMGRPLGAVLEHHGLLRFTPLRTYVDALCQITVQCPATEAEAPFALAAMDYYWRGTGHVRGGIGQLARALAGAVSSGGGEVLYANRVKALEPVPGGWRVSARRGELLARHVVANVLPQGLMRLLGRPAEQLPSRLRELAGRVAEGWGAVMLYLVVRAPEASPPGPHHLELVRDEQAPFIEGNHLFASLSGQADTGRAPEGHRTLTVSTHVALRSLTDRPPEEQARLVASIQERMRRGLGELAPEWLEHVRHELPASPRTFERFTQREGGAVGGVPRRAGLHHYRTLGPKPVMDGLWLVGDSVFPGQSTLATALGGVRTAACISRGR, encoded by the coding sequence ATGAACTGGTACGACGCGGTGGTGGTGGGCGCGGGCTTCGGCGGGCTGGCCACGGCGCTCGAGCTCACCCAGCGTGGCGCCCGCGTCGCGCTCTGCGAGACCCTCAACTACCCGGGCGGCTGCGCCAGCACCTTCCACCGGGACGGCTACGCCTTCGAGGCCGGCGCCACCCTCTTCTCCGGACTCGGCGAGCAGCAGCTCTTCGGCCGCTGGGTGCGCCAGCTCGGGCTGGACGTGACGGTGGACTGGATGGATCCCCTGGTGGAGCTGCGCACCCCGGGCATGCGCCTGGACGTGTTCCGCGACCGTGAGCGCCTGCTCGCGCGGTTGTGCGCCTTCCCGGACGCTCCCGCCCGCGCGCTGCGCGACTTCTTCACCCTGCAACGGCACGTGGCCGATGCCCTGTGGCCCCTCTTCGATGAGCCCACCCTCCTGCCCCCACTCGACGTGCGCGCGCTGCTGCACCATGCCTCGCGGGCCCTGAGGTACACGCCCCTGTTGCGCTGGATGGGACGGCCGCTCGGCGCCGTGCTGGAGCACCACGGCCTGCTGCGCTTCACGCCCCTGCGCACCTACGTGGACGCGCTCTGTCAGATCACCGTGCAGTGCCCCGCCACCGAGGCCGAGGCGCCCTTCGCGCTCGCGGCCATGGACTACTACTGGCGCGGCACCGGACACGTGCGCGGCGGCATCGGCCAGCTCGCCCGGGCGCTCGCGGGGGCCGTCTCCTCCGGGGGCGGCGAGGTGCTGTACGCCAACCGGGTGAAGGCGCTCGAGCCCGTGCCGGGAGGCTGGCGGGTGTCGGCGCGCCGGGGCGAGCTGCTCGCGCGCCACGTGGTGGCCAACGTGCTGCCCCAGGGGCTGATGCGCCTGCTCGGACGGCCCGCCGAGCAGCTCCCCTCGCGACTGCGGGAGCTCGCCGGACGCGTGGCCGAGGGCTGGGGCGCGGTGATGTTGTACCTCGTGGTGCGAGCCCCCGAGGCGTCCCCTCCGGGCCCCCACCACCTGGAGCTGGTACGGGACGAACAGGCCCCGTTCATCGAGGGCAACCACCTCTTCGCCTCGCTCAGTGGCCAGGCCGATACGGGCCGCGCGCCCGAGGGCCACCGCACCCTCACGGTGTCCACGCACGTCGCGCTGCGCTCACTGACGGATCGGCCCCCCGAGGAACAGGCCCGCCTCGTGGCCTCCATCCAGGAGCGGATGCGGCGGGGGCTCGGGGAGCTGGCGCCCGAGTGGCTGGAGCACGTGCGGCACGAGCTGCCGGCCTCGCCGCGCACCTTCGAGCGCTTCACCCAACGCGAGGGCGGTGCCGTGGGCGGAGTGCCGCGCCGCGCCGGACTGCACCACTACCGCACGCTCGGCCCCAAGCCGGTGATGGATGGGCTGTGGCTCGTGGGGGACTCGGTGTTCCCGGGGCAGAGCACGCTGGCCACGGCGCTCGGCGGCGTGCGCACCGCCGCGTGCATCTCCCGCGGCCGCTGA